The following proteins are co-located in the Oncorhynchus gorbuscha isolate QuinsamMale2020 ecotype Even-year linkage group LG22, OgorEven_v1.0, whole genome shotgun sequence genome:
- the LOC124009636 gene encoding calcium-binding mitochondrial carrier protein SCaMC-1-like — translation MYQVIRGFILTDSRCWDPDSQRSYQDLFDKLDTNKDGKVDVAELRAGLTAMGISFRKGAAQKIVSSGDKNKDGGLDFNEFNKYLKEHEKKLRLTFKSLDKNSDGRIDASEIKQSLEELGMDITQEEAQTILQSMDIDGTMMVDWNEWRDHFLFNPAHNLNEIVRYWKHSTVLDIGESIAIPDEFTEEEKTSGGWWKQLAAGAMAGAVSRTGTAPLDRVKVFMQVHSSKSNRITLLGGFKQMIKEGGVASLWRGNGINVLKIAPETAIKFMAYEQYKKLLTPEGEKVQTYQRFMAGSLAGATAQSSIYPMEVMKTRLTLGKTGQYNGMFDCAKKILRKEGIKAFYKGYTPNMIGIIPYAGIDLAVYESLKNAWLSRYAKDTANPGILVLLGCGTISSTCGQLASYPLALLRTRMQAQATLDASDKSTMSGLVKGILANEGFFGLYRGILPNFMKVIPAVSISYVVYEYMKTGLGISK, via the exons ATGTATCAGGTTATAAGAGGATTTATACTAACGGACTCCCGATGCTGGGATCCCGACAGTCAAAGGTCATACCAGGACCTGTTCGATAAACTGGACACCAACAAGGATGGGAAGGTGGATGTGGCCGAATTGAGAGCAGGTCTAACCGCAATGGGCATATCATTCCGCAAAGGTGCAGCGCAG AAAATTGTATCGTCCggtgacaaaaacaaagatgGAGGGCTTGACTTCAACGAGTTCAACAAATATCTGAAAGAGCATGAAAAGAAACTGCGCCTTACGTTCAAGAGCTTGGACAAAAACAGCGACG GGCGCATCGATGCCTCTGAGATTAAGCAGTCCCTTGAAGAGCTGGGCATGGACATCACCCAGGAAGAGGCCCAGACCATCCTACAAAG CATGGACATCGATGGTACCATGATGGTGGACTGGAACGAGTGGAGGGATCACTTCCTGTTCAACCCTGCCCATAACTTGAACGAGATCGTACGCTACTGGAAACACTCCACG GTGCTGGACATAGGAGAGAGCATTGCCATCCCTGATGAGTTCACCGAGGAGGAGAAGACCTCTGGAGGCTGGTGGAAACAGCTGGCTGCCGGGGCGATGGCCGGGGCGGTCTCTCGCACAGGCACCGCCCCCCTGGACAGGGTGAAGGTCTTCATGCAG GTCCACTCCTCCAAGTCCAACCGGATCACCCTGTTGGGAGGATTCAAACAGATGATTAAGGAAGGGGGCGTGGCCTCACTATGGCGAGGGAACGGGATCAACGTGTTAAAGATTGCCCCTGAGACCGCTATCAAATTCATGGCCTACGAACAG TATAAGAAGCTGCTGAcaccagagggagagaaggtcCAGACCTACCAGAGGTTCATGGCTGGCTCTCTGGCAGGCGCCACGGCCCAGTCGTCCATCTACCCCATGGAG GTCATGAAGACCAGACTGACTCTGGGGAAAACTGGCCAGTATAATGGAATGTTTGACTGTGCCAAGAAGATTCTGAGGAAAGAGGGCATCAAAGCCTTCTATAAAGGCTACACTCCCAACATGATAGGCATCATTCCCTATGCTGGCATCGACCTAGCTGTTTACGAG AGCCTGAAGAATGCCTGGTTGTCCCGCTATGCCAAAGACACGGCCAACCCTGGCATCCTGGTGCTGTTAGGATGTGGCACCATCTCCAGCACGTGTGGCCAGCTGGCCAGCTACCCCCTCGCCCTGCTCCGCACACGCATGCAGGCGCAGG CAACTCTGGATGCGTCAGACAAGTCCACCATGAGTGGGCTAGTGAAGGGGATCCTGGCTAACGAGGGGTTCTTTGGACTCTACCGGGGTATCCTGCCCAACTTCATGAAAGTCATTCCTGCTGTGAGCATCAGCTATGTGGTCTACGAATACATGAAGACCGGCCTGGGGATCTCAAAATGA